The Coffea arabica cultivar ET-39 chromosome 2c, Coffea Arabica ET-39 HiFi, whole genome shotgun sequence genome includes the window TCCAGTGGAAATAGACCGATCCTGATAATTTCGGAGTCGGCAAGTTTTGGGCTTCTGGATTGACAGGTTGGGAGCGCAACTTATTGCGCAAGTTCTGTGAGGATATATGCCTAGAGGTGGCAATCGGGTCGGGGTCGGGGTCGGGGTCGGGTTGAGGTTTAAGTATAACAAAGAacctgctgacccgaacccgacccgtcaACTCGAAACAGGTCAGGGTACCTGACACGAACTCGAAAATTTCGGattggcgggtcgacccgaaatgatccgaaacttaattttaatttattaatttatcactgtaatttctaataaaatcaatttttcacaaaattaattacatcatcaagtaataaaaatttaaataaataatttcaaatcaaatctaaaataaattaaacaccataaaagtgttttatcccaaaccaaatataaaataaattaaaacagcataaaagtaaaaaataacataatatattatttgtccaaatataataattttaacttcacacaagttaaaaaaattcatttaggattaagtaattaatgcctttggaaaaaaaatgatttagtttagttagataaaataatttttatgtttattaaattagttttaattcgtaaacgggtcacatcgggtcatatcaggtcaccacgggttgatcCGAAATTGacatgttttcttttcgggttcatcgggttcaACCCGATTCTGATCCGAACtctcgaaacctcaacccagacccattaatttcgtgttagattcgtgtcgtgttttcgggTCTTGTCAGGAATTGCTACCCCTGTATATGCCAATACAATGcatttattaattaattattaccCCAGCACCTTTTTTTCCCTGACGTGAGCCGCGCCTTCTATTTAATAGTTAAAACATTTTACGAGACTCGAGGGGGTTTCTTTTATTAGtaccttttttttaattctttctgTCTCAGTGACATTTTTTTCATCTCCAACTGTTAGGTATAGAATTTGAACATTTTCCCATCTCGAACTATTTGATATAGAATTTGAGCTCTTATCCGCAGACCCATTCAATCATAGGTTTGGTTAAATTATTCATTCAATAATTTGATCTCTTATAAATTCTGTTAATGATATTGACTGATCCAATATGCACCAAATATATAATCATATCATTTTATTTCTACACATTAACAAAAGTGAATGCAAGATACATGTGTTAAATCTGAAGTTCAACTTCAAATTGGAAGTAATTATATCATATACTTACGCCCactaatatatacatatatatatatatatatatatataatataaatgaatGACTAAATTGTAAATGCCCAACCCCTTGGTCTTCTCTAACATTTGAAGTGAGGAGGTGGCatgatttgatttttctttttcctaaaatGTACATTTTGGCCAATCCAACATGTGGTGTTCTCTCTCCTAATAAAATCtaatcagaaaaaaaagaaaaaaaaacttgtggTGTTTGGACCTGCAACTTGTGCAAACTCATGCAGCTCCAAATGGAAGGATTCTTAATAGGGCTTTGATTGGGTCGGTTTGTCTCCCGGAGTTTGACATGAAGAAGGTTGATGGAGACATGGATTTGCATTTCTATTCTATTCCTTTTCCTTCTCCACTTTTATGATGACTATTGAGggttgtttcccctttttgcCATTCTATCAGAATAACTTTTGCATCATCATCATTTCCTGTTGGTTAAAAGGTTTCAAGTTGTTGTATTACTTGCTTTTGCCACCCACCCAATAGTGTATCAGCAAAGATTTCAGCAATCCACAAAGCAAAATCAGAGTAGTTTATTGATACGCCACTAGTCAATATTTGTGTTCTAGCCTTCAAGGGACCACCCATAATATAGGATGGATAAATGTAACTTTCCTTCACGTACCTAGATTTGTCTAGCAAGCGTTCGTGGACACTCGATAAGGTGTAAttcaagtatatatattttgaaaatgtatATGCATTCAAATGATATGTTAAATTTACGTATTCACATGTTATGTTGAATATAATTTAAACGCTTTAATGACTGTTCAATAAACATTCGTTACAAAATCATATATCTATGTCATTATCTCATTGAATTGTTTCTTAGCATAAAGAGGTATCCATCTTGGCGTCACTCATTTTTTTGTGATACTAAAAGATGGCATTGATTATCTAACATTTCAATTGTAGTAGTTTTTGGGTCAAACTTGAATGATTTCTTAAGATGTATGattaaaattgaagaaattttaCACAAATCAAGCATGCAATAGTATGCAAAGATATGACTGTTAATTATTTCTATATGCCTCATTTCCTATATTCTTGATGAAAGATATAACATGAAACCCCTAAACTACCAACATATAACGCCTATGTTAGATAGATGATgctggatatatatatatatatatatatatatatatatatgtttatatatataaGCAATATCAGCCCACAACATTTTTTGGTTTTAGTACATAACTACAATAttataaaatggaaaatgataaTTTGTGGCTTGTGACAAAATTTACTCTCACATATTAACTCTGTACTTGTCACACTAAGCTGGTGAtcgttaaaaaaaaagttacaaaacTATTTTGCACTTTCGTCATATGTCAAAACAGTTTGAGAATCAAAATGACTTCTCCTTCATAGATAGTTTCTGTTTTTCTGAAAACAATtccaagaaaaagtaaaaatgatCACTTGAGATTGTACCATCTGCAGGGATTGGAAAAGCAAAAAACAAATATATTGCTGTAGATTTCACCCATCCATAAAAAGGTTGGTCAAATTCCTATGTTTGTTACTGCATCAGTGAGGTTGCCTGCAGAGGTTACGAGGTTAAAGAACATGTTTCTGGTAAAATCTAGTACAAGAAGAATTCAGAAGAACCTTTTCACAAATTGCtccgaatatatatatatatatatatatatatatatatatatatatatcagtaCTGACCAAGGGGTCCTTTAGCCATTGAAAGTCCATGAATTCTAAGCCTGCAAAAAGTGCTTGAAATGAAGACAGTCGTATCAAACCAAAGCAAAGAAAACAACACCAGACATAAGATGAAGGGCCCGAGTGACAGACAGCCTTTGCTTCATTATTGTGGCAATGGCATCATTTGCCAGACTATGTATGTATGCATCAatgagcagcagcagcagcagcttaTGATTGTCATGATTCATGGCTTTTGAGTTTGAGCAAAAGAACCCATATTTTGGGAGTTCTATGAGGAATGTACTCTTTTCTTGGCTAGGACGCAGAGCTGAGCCAGCTTGCTAGGCTCAATGTCCACCAAACCAAGCTAAGCAAAGGAAAGGAAAGCAAATTGGAGACAGTTTTTCACATTTCTTCTCTAGTTCTTTCCTTGAGGTAAAAGGGGgaccaaaagagaaaaaaaaaaaaaaaaaaaaaagaaacaactgTAATTAAATATTTGTGTGGTTACGAAGTTATAGAAGTGGGATTTTGTTAATCAGTCCATCATCCAATGACCATCTCCTCTTCATTGTAGGTTTTTTATCATTTCATCTTATCCAACTCTACTGCGTATTTTAGTGCAGGGTCCTTTGACATTGTAGTTTCTTGTATACAACAGTCACATACCAACCTTTTGTGATTAGGGTTGCGGAAGGAATGAAGATAGTAATTTTGGGAGAGGGAAGGGAGAATGAAGACGTAAAAAAAACAGAGTCGTAATGcaaagtagtagtagtattttctTGCAATCGAAAATGGAAGGTGATCTGAAGATGCATGTGACGCTGAATTCATGTATTGCTCCTGAGTTGTGTATGGTCACACACAACCTAGAAACTAATAGTAGAGAGTTGCAGGATTTCGACAAAGTCACCGCCGTTCAGCTTCCCTAATGTACTAGTGTGTGTGTGGCAAGGTCACGCATGGCCCGACTACAAGTGGAGTGGAAAATTGTGTGGTTGGCACCTTAGAACTGCTTCCAACGTTGTTCGTTCGGAGGCACCTAAAAGATGttggctaattattcattcatacTGCAGACTCTGGTTTCTGGGGCTTTAGCAGACAAAGCTGATACCCTGATGCAGCTCTTAAAATATAGGTTAATATCCGTTCAACTGATATCTTATTCACCACATTATCTGCAAAATTTCGTTCTGATTTCTATGATAATATCGAAATAAATATCTGTACTACCTACCTTAACCAATGCAGTTGTTTCTTAAAAAACTCCCCAAGTTGATTCACCAAGGCATCCTCATCAGATTGGATACATCCATTGAAAACGAGAATAAAGAGCAAGACTGCTACAGGCGGGAGTAGGAAATGTCTTGCGGGAGCAGGATGCTGTCTCATTCAAAAGTCAAAGTCATAATAAGCATTTCCTACTATTAAATATTCGTGTTATTCCTGCTCGTAAAACTGCAAAATGTTCCACTTTTTCCCAAATCTACCTTCTAAACATACTTCAGGCGCGGAAAtgcgaaaaaagaaaaaagaagcaaattAAGAGTAACAAGATGATACAATTCCCAAGTGTTGGGAAAGCCTGGATGGCAGACGACTGCATGAATATATCTCCAGGGAACCAGCTTCTACATGAATCACCATACTGAAATTCCTATGCTTTCAAGCATATGTAGATAAGATATTCTTCTTCAGGATGAACTCATCAGCCTTTGCTGCATTTATTGCCTGCATCACCATTGATCGAGTAATGTAGAGATACCAGAAAACTTTGAATATTTTAAGTCTTTGAGTGACAATTTCAAATCGATTAACTAATTGAGAAGCTCAACAAACTCTTCATAGCATTTATAGCACTAGAAAAACCAATCATTTAAATGACATTCTTTTCTCTATAAAATTCTCACTGCATCTTTCCTTTAGTCATTATTTTCAAAGAAGCTTTGTCGATTTATTGTTCTAAAAGTGTGCTGTGATTTCTAGACAGTCATTGTCGCAAGACATGATGTGCAACTATAATTACTGGGTGCTAATCAAAGAAGAATAAAGGAGTAGCTGcacaaaatttgaagaactaaCATAAGAACAGCCCGAGTATTACCTTAGCAAGCATACGTTCAAGTctctcaatttcattcttaGCATAATCTGCACCTTTTTCCAAGCAGCTCTTGGCAGCTTTCAGATAGATTTTCCCATATCTAAACAAAACAATTTAAAACAAAAAGATCAACACTGGACTGTGCTTAAATATATATCCTTTTCTGAAAAAAGCATGATCCTCATTAGAACATTTAGTTGAAAACTGATTCAAGCATAATTACAAGACCAGACCACAACGTTTGTAATTTAAGCTTCATTATCAAATGGAAAATACATAGGAATACAAATTTGCagtaaaaataagagaaaaaatcatcataaaaacCTTGCAGAGGGACCCGTCAATTTCTGGGCTTCATCCTCCAGCTGTGTATATATTGACTTCTTCTCCTCATCTGAAGCACTTACAAACTGCTTCACCAAAATATCAAGGGATTCAACAATACCAGCCTGTTTTGTAAGACAGATAAAAATACAAAACTGGTATTAGTACCGGTGTTGTGTTACTTTACAACAGTATGAGAGTTTGCCACTAACCTGGGAAGTTAATTGTCCTTTTGCATCACGGCTAGTGCCAGTTCTCTCATTGATGAAAGTAACAAAGTCGTCTAAATCGCGACCACCATCATAATCTTCGCCAGCTTTGTTGCCCTTTGGGAAGAACTTCAATGTAGGATAACCACTTACACCATATCTGATTTGGCAAAATATTAGCATAAAATCTTCTACAAACACAGAAGACAAGGGGTTTTTGGGGGCAGTggtgtagagagagagagagagagagagagagagagagcatccCAGTTCTTTGCACAAAGATGGATCAACTAGAAACAATAACAGCAGAAGCAGAAATCTGATGGAAAAATCAATTGGCTAAGGACCAAAAATGCAAACATATCAAGGACTCACTTCTCAGCAAGATCTTTGTACTTGTCTGCATCAACATTAGCAATAACCACATGATCCTCCAACTTAAATGCTGTTGCCACCTTTTCATAAGTCTGCataatataaaaatagaaaGTCAGGCTTTTAGTCAAAAGTTGTTTGACAGCTTCCACCATATTCCATTAGCTAGTAATGCACATACGGGAGCAAGGCTTTTGCAATGACCACACCTGCAAAGATAAAGCAAAATCAGAGATGCGAAATGACGTATAATCATACTGGACTTCCAGAGCTATCACACATAGTTGATTGGAAAATAAATTGGCAACCTAAAAGAGGATTTGCAACAAAGAAAATGTACCAGAACCTATTTATTACCAGGGCGCATAAAACTCAACCAGAACATCTTTTTTCTCATCAAGCACAATCTCATCAAAGTTTTCTGGAGTAAGTACCACAACATTTGAAGGAACTGCAGCTATCTTGACATTTGTCCCTACACAGAAAATGGTATTCAATCTTCATATGTTGAGCATATATCATCTAGATGCGGATTAAAAAAATAGCTAGATAATAGATGGAGTTCACTGAATTTGCAATAGAATTTTTGGTAACATTTGTTTGAAAAGACAGTAGGACAAAATCTATCAAACAACACAGCATACAACATACAACTTCAGTATTCCTTTTGAGAAGGAAAAGGATATGTTATTGAAACTTGTCTAGATGAGTATCCGCCCCTCAATAATAAGCTTTAATTATATAGCATCTAATTTTGAGATGGAGTGGAAGAGAAAAGCACTGAACATTGAACAGGAACACATAATAGAATGAAAGGTAACCAAGCACATAAGAACTGATTTCATTCCTTCAAGCTGCAGTCAGTCCATCCACAAAGAATTTTGTCTTTTATGAAGTGGACATATCTCACGCTCTTTGAAATTACAagttcttttaaaaaaaattaagaattagCCTTCCAAGTATTCCTGTTAACAACTTCTAATGATATATGAGGCA containing:
- the LOC113727772 gene encoding probable protein disulfide-isomerase A6; its protein translation is MSRPRIAIALVTLALLFFFASALADDVVVLTEENFEKEVGQDRGALVEFYAPWCGHCKKLAPEYEKLGASFKKAKAVLIGKVDCDEHKSLCSKYGVSGYPTIQWFPKGSLEPKKYEGARSAEALAEFVNSEGGTNVKIAAVPSNVVVLTPENFDEIVLDEKKDVLVEFYAPWCGHCKSLAPTYEKVATAFKLEDHVVIANVDADKYKDLAEKYGVSGYPTLKFFPKGNKAGEDYDGGRDLDDFVTFINERTGTSRDAKGQLTSQAGIVESLDILVKQFVSASDEEKKSIYTQLEDEAQKLTGPSARYGKIYLKAAKSCLEKGADYAKNEIERLERMLAKAINAAKADEFILKKNILSTYA